Within Vicia villosa cultivar HV-30 ecotype Madison, WI linkage group LG1, Vvil1.0, whole genome shotgun sequence, the genomic segment TTATAGAGATgtaatatctattttaatttttccaGTGCATCGCACGGGTAAAAATACTAGTAAATTTTAAACTTAAAACAAACACCCCTCCTTAGGGTTTACAAACTTGGGTATGGGCCCCTAATAGAAAAGGGAAGTGTCCGGAACCCGTATCCATTGATCTCGGGGGCCCAAAACAGAACACTCACTTCGTTTCAGTTGTGTGATTCACGTGATTGCGAAACGAGGGTTTTAAGGTtttttttcttcacttctttcaGTTTGTCACGACCATTGTGTTACGTTGGCGGTTTCTCTTCCTTCTTCCCTGCCTCTGGTAACACTTCTTCTTCAAACGACCTTTACTTCACTCTCGtatgttttttttgttgaaaatataAACTTAGTTGTAAGAGTTTCATAAATTCTCTATATCCATTGTTTGATTCAACattttaaatcaatttctatAGTTCCCTTTTATTTAATAACTAGGATGAGATTGAGATTGGTTAGACGAATTCATTAAGAGTTTATTCATGAAAGAAACTGAATCTGTAGTTCTATGTATAACTAGAATGTTGTGAGAGAATCTGTACTGTAGTATAGCTTAGGATCTGTTTTTATTTGTATTAATCTATCAAACTGTCGTTTAGGTTTCTCGCATTGGATTCTTATCGCTTATAAATAATGGAAAACTCAGATAAAACTCCGATAAGTTCGAGTTCATCTCCGCGGCCGTCTGCGGAAGAGCCAGAGCCCAAGAAGGTGAAGATGTCTACCACTACTTCTGATGATGAACAACAATGCACAACTGGTGAAGGAACTAAGATAAGATACAAGCGTCGTAAGGTAGCTATTTTCTTTGCTTACTGCGGTGTTGGTTATCAGGGTATGCAGAAAAATCCTGGTGCAAAGACTATTGAAGGTGAACTAGAAGAAGCATTGTATGTGTCTGGAGCTGTACCTGAACAGGATCGTGGACTTTCTAAACGATATGACTGGGCTCGGTCCGCTAGGACTGATAAAGGAGTTAGTGCTGTTGGACAGGTTGTCTCGGGTAGGTTTTATATTGATCCGCCTGGATTTGTTGAGCGTCTTAATTCGAACCTTCCGTCGCAGATACGGATCTTTGGTTTTAAGCGGGTGACAGCTTCTTTTAGTTCTAAGAAGTTCTGTGATCGGAGGAGGTATGTTTATCTCATCCCTGTGTTTGCTCTTGATCCGTGCTGTCATCGTGATAGAGAGACTGTTTTGGCTAGTTTAGGGTCTGAAAATGAGCTTGTTAAGTGTTTGGAGTGTTCTGAGAGAGGTCGAAAGGTGGAAGGTTTGGTTGGTAATAGTAAGCGCAATCTTGAGCTTGAAGCTGTGATTGGTGATACCAATGGTTTGTCGGACAGAAATGTTGTGGTTAACTCTGGAGTTACAGAGAATGTAGATGTTTCTTTGAGGAACGAGGGTGAAAATGGTTTAAATAAAGAATCCATTAACGACGACAAGGGTAAGGTTTTACTTGAAGAAGCAAACTCTAAAACTGATCTTGAGACTGTGGTTTCTGCTCAGGATGTGGCTGCTCCTTTAAATGGTGGATCTCAGAGTAATTCAGGTGCTCTCGAGGAAGAAAAAGTGAACGGAGAGGATACACCTGTCAAAAAAAGTGTGTTTACTTATGGTGAGAAGGAGAGGGAGAGATTTAACAAGATTTTGAACTATTATGTTGGGACTCATAATTTCCATAACTTCACGACCAGAATAAAACCTGAGGATCCTTCTGCTCACCGTTTCATTATTTCCTTTGACGCAAGCACCACGGTTGTAGTTGATGGCATGGAATTTGTGAAGTGTGAGATCGTAGGCCAGAGCTTCATGCTTCATCAGATACGGAAGATGATGGGGCTTGCCGTGGCTATCATGAGAAATGTTGCACCAGAGTCACTTATCGATAAAGCTTTGCAAAAGTGAGTACCGTTAATGTTAAATAGTTTATCTCCAACTTTGTTTTTGAAATAGCGTGACAATCATcttatgttgtttttattttgattttttcctcTGAAATGCAGGGAAGTTAGCATGACCGTGCCTACTGCGCCAGAGGTTGGATTATATTTGGATGAGTGTTTCTTTACTTCGTACAACCAGAAGTGGAAAGATACACATGAAGAGGTGTCAATGAAAGCATATGAGAAAGAAGCCGAGGAATTCAAAATGAAGTACATATATTCTCATATTGCTTCCACAGAACATAAGGAAGGAACTGTTGGCCTATGGTTGCATTCTTTGAACCATAGAAACTATGCAGATCTGCGCATCCTTGACGAGGAAGGTGTCACGACTGACAAGGAATCTGAAATTGAAGTTGTGACTGGTGTTACGAATGACAAGAAATCTGAAATTGAAGTTGTGACTAGTGTTGCGAATGACAAGAAATCTGAAATTGAAGCTGTGACTGGTGTCGCGAATGAAAAGAAATCTGAAATTGAAGTTGTGACTGAGTGAACTGCTTTTCCGGATGGTCATTGTAGAACTCATTATGTCATATTAATTTATATCTTCTTTGACTGTTTATTTCAGACTTGTTACATTGAGCCTATTGATACTGCTACACCTCACATACAGTTTATGCCCAAGACAACCTTTTCTGTGTCTGTTATTTGTGAGGGACATTAGGGAAAGGGTAATGGAAGAGTATTTTTATCACCTTGTTGTGTTATTCTTGTATGATGTGGTATATTTGAGTtgcattatttattaaattttagatACTTGAGTTCAACTTTACAAAGCATGGAGAAGGAGAGGTTCAGTCAACATTATTTAAATCTTTATTAGATTTTTGTGTACGAAATAAAAGAGTTAGGAACTCCTCGTGAGATATAAGGGTCATATGAAACAGACAGATGCTGGACATCGCAATTTCCTCGTCAAAAATCTTAGAATGGTAATGGACATCGCGATTTCCTCGTCAAAAATCTTAGAATGGTAATTCTTATAGCTCCATACCTAGTTCTCTAACCTCCTCAAAAATCTTAGAATGGTAATTCTTATAGCTCCATACCTAGTTCTCTAACCCTCAGCTTTCAAATATGTCATTCAACGCCAAGAATGGGAGAGGCCGCACTTCAACCTCCAGTCTTTAGTTGGAAGTGCCAAATTCAAGATTGACAAAAACACTTTAATCTCGAGTCAAGTTGGAAGTGCCAAATGCAAGATTGACAAAAACATAAGTTGCACTTTTGCAGCTGCAATGAAACTGTATGAACACTTTGGCCTCTTTCTCACTTAACCATCATGAAGGTTTTCGTCTACAGTGATTAGGAACATATAAGGTGTGAACTAgcaaaaaaaagcaattaaaagTTGCTAACCCTTTCATTCGTTCAAAAGTGTAAACACTAGAATTAAAAGTTGGAAATAGCAAGTGAAACATGATTTGCGCTGTTGAGGGAAAGTTATTGATATTTTGATGTAATAACAAGAGATTGAGAAGAAAAAGGTTAAGAAAACAAGTGTGTTGTACTCCTTTCAAATTTGTATAATGCCATGACCTAGGACAATTTGCTGACCATTTAAAAACCATGATTTCTATTTGATTAATTGGCAGAACTGTTTAAGGTGCCAGTGAGTTAAATGTCCTGTAGTTGTGAACAAACAAGTAAATCATTCTAATAAATTTCATATTCTACCACTCATCGTCGTCATTGTTCAAAGAGTCGTCACTATAATATCTTCCCTCTTACAAAGAAAAATAACTCAATTTATatgtatttttacactgtcaatggtTTAGCTATGATTGTACAAAGAATCACTATACTATTATCTCCATCCACAATATAAGTCATCTTATCAAAGAAAAATTAACTCATTATACTTAGATTTATAATGCCAATAAAGAGTGACCAGAAAAAACACAAATAAATAGCATCACCTGCATTGAGTATTCACTACCTAGAGATATATCTTGGGAGTTATAATCAATGATGTAAGAAAGCAAATGGAGCATTATTACTACTACAACTATAACTATATGCGACAGTCAAGAAGCCAGTTTATATTTTGTAGACAACATAAAGCATATATATAGCTGAAGATGAAAATATGTTCAGGTTAAATGACATTCTTCAATCTGTAAAGCAAAAGATTGGGTAGTAGTACCCTAACACGACTAAATGACATTCTTCAACATGTAAAGCAAGATTGGGTAGTAGTACACTAGCGCCAGTTCTATGGATACCAAAAACCTGTAACTAACCCAAATATACCAGACTCAACCAATCAACCCTTAATTAAGATGACATGGCTCACAGATATATATGACACGATGTTATGGAGAAGATGGACCATAACACACATCATCATTAGCAAACAAGCTCTGCTTTTTGTTTCCTCAAAAACACACCACAGTCCAAAAGAGAATGGATAACCAACCAAATAATACAAAGTATATTAAGTCGAATACACAATAACATAGTTTGTACTTTGAAGAGTTAATTTAAAAGAGACAATGATTACAATAACTAATTCAATATTAACAAAACCCGTAAAGTAAGATAGATTAATGATACAATCTGTCATGAATGAAACCAGCAAGTCAGCAACCATATCATTAGAGGAAAGCTATAATAACAAACTAAATTTGaatacattcaattcaacatGAATAAACCAGTACAAACTTGTATAAATACACAACAGTTAGTTCCTACCAAGAGGCAGAGACCTGCAAGAGTATGTTTCTTTAAAATCAGACTTCCTAGAAGAAGTAAAAATAGAGGCATAGACCTCAGTAGCATTTGCCGGAGCAATATCAGTCGCCTTAAACCGCTTAGCCACCACTGCCCCACCATTAACACTTTTGTTACCATTAGCAACCTTCCCATTTCTATCCACCTTAGCTGAAGCCTTCTCCGCATCCATACCATGCTTACTACCACTCAATTTCGACACTTCCAAACCCAAACCATTCAAACCCTCACTATCACCATTCTTCACCTTCTTCGTTTTCTTCTCCCTAACTTTGGCCTTCTCCTCCTCCATCCTCTCCCTCAAAACCTCCACTTCCTCTTCATTCCCATTTATCACAATCTTATCACCCTCACCAAACTCCTCGTGACAAACCAAACAAGCCGAAGACTTAACCTCCTTCAAAGCCTTCGAACTCAAAACATGCCCACAATTCCTCAAAGCAAAAAACCTATACTTTCCATTAAACTCCAACCCCGCAACCGGACACCGAAACTTAGCCCCATCATCTTCCCCCGGAATGGACGAAAGCTTAATTTTTATCATATCCTTCAAACCCTTAATATACCCAAACTCCTTAGGAAGCTTCTTCCCCAACAAAGCCTCCACCAACGCTTCCTTGTTGAAAATATTCCCAAGCTTATCAATCACACAAGGCTCCCTCAACGGTTCATTCGATAACGCACAATTCTGCCATTTCGACAGCCTCTGCTCATTGGGATCCACTTTATCCGGCTTCTTCTCAGCGTACATTTTAAGGTAGCAGTCGCGCGACTCAGCGCCGGTAGCGCCGCCATCTCCTCCGCCTCCGAGGAGGCGTGATTGGAGGACGAGAGTAGAAAGAGGCGCGATTTTGGATTGGGAGAAAGTTGAATCGTCGGGGATAGGTTTTCCATGGAGGGTGAAGTAGAAGGATGATGAATTGGGGAAGAGAGAACGTTTTAGGTCAGAGAGGGTTTGATCGCCGGTGACGGATTTAGGGCAAATCTGATGGTCTGGCGATTGAACAAGGATTTGGAATGATTTGGGATGCATTTTGCTTGACGTTAGGGTTTGTGAGGTGAATTGAGAATCAAAAATCGGAGATTGAAGAATTTGGATTGATTTGAAATTGGAAACTTGAGTTATTCGATTGAGTTTTGATCGAAACCGACTTTGAATGACTGGGCCTGGCGATGAATTTTGGATCGTAAAGATATGGGCTGAGTTAGCTTTTATAAGAGGTTTTATCTTTACAACCCCACTTATACTTTGGCACTCCCACATGTGACTGTTGTTACTTTTATGCCCTTACTAAATATTTTCATTTCTAGTAAATATTTTGTAACACCCCCACGTAACACTATTTAAAATTGCATTATGTAAAGCGTTAAAATTTTGATACTGAAACAAACATTATCTAATTGAACTCCCAAATGTATTACATCAAATCACATACATAGAACATGAAAATAATACATAAATGTTCGGAAGaactaaatatattaatacaACGGAAAGATAACCATCAAATATTCAGATCTTCAACCTTTAAATCTACTTGCTAAATCTTCAGCTCCTATAACTTACCAGAAAATCAAAacttgattggggtgagattactaaatctcaacgAGTTCCACTATTTTATAGGTCCTCTCGGTCCTACATGGTGGACTACCCGTATCCCCTACATTATCACTATGTCCTCACGTAATTGGGCTACCTAGCGATGGAAGCTTTATGGCTTCATAATTGTAACATGGTTAAATAAACCTCTATGTATTGCCCTCAAGGAAATGAGTACAGAGTAATTGATTGCGACTTAGTATGTTTACATGATTCGTggctgcaagtgcacagtcgtatcgcgtagttttaaaagattaTCGAAGCCAAAGGACCAAAAATCAATCTATCGTTATCTAATGTTACTATGTAAATCTAAGGTTAATGATTCTAGTTGTTGTTTGAAGAATCAAGTGATAAATTCGAACGGGAAATAagttttaataattcaaaaacGGGATACCGGTATGTAATTTATCATACTTCAGGGAACCGGTAAATTATTGGCGCGAAATAAACTAAAATAGTTTCCAACAGAAAATAACGATTTAAAGGATTTTGCCTCACACTATCGTGTCATTGACTCTAACCATATTTTAAACTGAAATGCTTTGTTGTTTCTCACTCACTTTGATTCAAAGATACTTTTTGAAAACCATTAAGTTCTGATTAATCATGAAGTGCTCTCGCTATATTTAGAATTAATGCCTAATTTCTATTTTCCAATTAAAATCTCAAACTGCCGCTCTGTTGACCTTAACCTATGTTGGCCTTTTTACTTTCATACCAAAACCTTTTTAATTTAAGAGTTAGAAATTAtaacttataaaataattttataaaactaaacGCTAACTATTATCCATTCCCGTCCGTAGACGATTTCACATACCAATATCagataaattagccagacattgATTTAAATATAAACATGCAATTACGGGTATTGATCATAAACGAACACATGATTTTAAATATAAACATGCAATTACGGGTATTGATCATAAACGAACACATGATTTTAAATATAAAGTtgattcaaatattcaaatctaaaaaaaaaaacacagagtAACACCGAACTATAACATTAACATGCAGACAGACATAAAccaaataaaagcaaataattgGATCCTAAAAGTATACTGAACTGAATAACTAGAATATCTTTTAGTACTGAAACTTTAAAACAACAATCCTCCACAGATGTCGGTAGGATTCGCTTGAAAAATATTGACTGAATAAAAAAAACTATGCCTAATACTAAAGTTGCAATAATTCCCCGATATGGAAAACTATTGCTATTTCAGGTGATATTTCTACTTAAAAACTAAGAAGGAAAACTCTCGTTAGCAAAATTTGGAGCCCTCTGCAAATGATACGTCCTTCTATTTATAGTGTCTCTTTTTCCCTAAAAATCTGGTATTTTACAGTATGATAAATACGAGTTATGCAGTGAAGAGGTAGAAACTGTAGACCATCTTCTATTCTCATGCAGAATTACTAAAGTGATTTGGAGTTTGGAATTAGGTTGGACGGAACTTAATCATCAACCCCAACAGTGGAAAGATGAGGTCTTATGGATCAAGAATCAAACTAGAGGCAAAGGGTGTAAAGCTGGTATCCTGAAATCCACGATAGCTGAAACAATTTATGGTGTGTGGCTTTATAGAATTGCCATTATTTTTGAA encodes:
- the LOC131627312 gene encoding uncharacterized protein LOC131627312, which translates into the protein MHPKSFQILVQSPDHQICPKSVTGDQTLSDLKRSLFPNSSSFYFTLHGKPIPDDSTFSQSKIAPLSTLVLQSRLLGGGGDGGATGAESRDCYLKMYAEKKPDKVDPNEQRLSKWQNCALSNEPLREPCVIDKLGNIFNKEALVEALLGKKLPKEFGYIKGLKDMIKIKLSSIPGEDDGAKFRCPVAGLEFNGKYRFFALRNCGHVLSSKALKEVKSSACLVCHEEFGEGDKIVINGNEEEVEVLRERMEEEKAKVREKKTKKVKNGDSEGLNGLGLEVSKLSGSKHGMDAEKASAKVDRNGKVANGNKSVNGGAVVAKRFKATDIAPANATEVYASIFTSSRKSDFKETYSCRSLPLGRN
- the LOC131627305 gene encoding uncharacterized protein LOC131627305, coding for MENSDKTPISSSSSPRPSAEEPEPKKVKMSTTTSDDEQQCTTGEGTKIRYKRRKVAIFFAYCGVGYQGMQKNPGAKTIEGELEEALYVSGAVPEQDRGLSKRYDWARSARTDKGVSAVGQVVSGRFYIDPPGFVERLNSNLPSQIRIFGFKRVTASFSSKKFCDRRRYVYLIPVFALDPCCHRDRETVLASLGSENELVKCLECSERGRKVEGLVGNSKRNLELEAVIGDTNGLSDRNVVVNSGVTENVDVSLRNEGENGLNKESINDDKGKVLLEEANSKTDLETVVSAQDVAAPLNGGSQSNSGALEEEKVNGEDTPVKKSVFTYGEKERERFNKILNYYVGTHNFHNFTTRIKPEDPSAHRFIISFDASTTVVVDGMEFVKCEIVGQSFMLHQIRKMMGLAVAIMRNVAPESLIDKALQKEVSMTVPTAPEVGLYLDECFFTSYNQKWKDTHEEVSMKAYEKEAEEFKMKYIYSHIASTEHKEGTVGLWLHSLNHRNYADLRILDEEGVTTDKESEIEVVTGVTNDKKSEIEVVTSVANDKKSEIEAVTGVANEKKSEIEVVTE